DNA from Ammospiza caudacuta isolate bAmmCau1 chromosome 6, bAmmCau1.pri, whole genome shotgun sequence:
ACAGCTCCCTCTGGCGGCCGCCCGCGCCCCTCCTCCGCCCGGGGCAGCGCCCACCGGCCCGCGCCCACCTGGTGCCCCccgcgccggggccgccgccgccgccggggcccgGCCCGCCCAGCGCGGGcctgggggaaaagggggacCGGGACAGCGCCCGCCGCccgtcccgccgccgccgccgccggagGATGTGGCGGCGGGTTCGAGACCCGGGTGCTCCCGCGGCGCCGGGGCGTGCGGTGGGGCGGAGGCTGCGCTCAGGGGGCGACCGGGCTgccggggcggggaggggaggaaggcgCGGGAAGGGACGCGGCGATGGCggcctgtccctgtcacctgcaGGCGCTGCCGGgacggccccggccccggcccccgccccggcccgtGCCTGCACAGCCCgcggggagccgggccgggggcgggctGTGCCTGTTGCATTGTCCTTGGCGGGGCTGCCCCTGAGCGCCCGCCGCTATCTGAGGCCGGGGACCCCGGCGGTGCCCTGTGTCGGACTCTCTGCCCCGCCTGATAGCGGCTGCACCCTGCTCCGTTGCACGTCCCTTGCGGCTCCCGCCGGGGCTCTCTCCCCTTTTGTCTGTGTATTTTTAGGTCATTAGAGTGGAGGGGTAGGTAATCCCCAGGCTCAAGTTCCAGAGGGGCGGGTTCTGGACGGAGGTGGAGTCACTTTTCATTTAAATCCCTGACTATAAAATGGGCTTAAAGAGAAGCGGGatctcagctgtgctgcacagacCCCGGCACGCAGGGCGCGTGGGGGCCCCCCGGCAGCCAGCGCCCTGCAGCACAAGCCGCTGCGATGCTCCACTCCGTCGGCGTTCACACCTTGCAGCTGCTCACCCAGGCGGCCGCCTGCATCCTCCTATTTCCCCGCTTCCTGCTCACCGCCGTGATGCTCTGGCTCCTGGATTTTCTGTGCATTAGGAAGAAGATGCTGACGATGCCCACGGCGGAGGAGGCGGCCAGCGCCAGCGAGGAGCCGCCCCCCGACGACCCCCCGGTCTGCGTGTCCGACTCCAACCGCATGTTCACGCTGGAGTCGCTGAAAGCCGTGTGGCACGGGCAGAAGCTGGACTTCTTCAAGTCGGCGCACGTGGGTTCCTTGGCTCCTAACCCCGAGGTGATCCAGCTGGACGGGCAGAAGAGGCTCCGCATCCTGGACTTCGCCCGCGGCAAGAGACCCCTCATCCTCAACTTCGGCAGCTGCACCTGACCCCCGTTCATGGCCCGCCTGAGGTCCTTCCAGCGCCTGGCCGCGCACTTCGTGGACATTGCCGACTTCCTGCTGGTGTACATTGAAGAAGCACACCCGTCCGACGGCTGGGTCAGCTCGGATGCAGCCTACAACATCCCCAAGCACCAGTGCCTCCAGGACAGGCTGCGGGCAGCTCAGCTGATGAGGGAAGGGGCGCCCGATTGCCCCCTGGCCGTGGACACCATGGACAATGCTTCCAGCGCCGCCTACGGTGCCTACTTCGAGAGGCTCTACATCATCCAGGAGGAGAAGGTGATGTACCAGGGAGGCAGAGGACCAGAGGGCTACAAGATCTCGGAGCTGAGGAGCTGGCTAGACCAGTACAAAACCCGGCTCCAGAGCCCCAGCACGGTGGTCATCCAAGTGTAAAAAGGACCTGGCAAGAAGCGCAGGGGTGGAGAGGCGAGGGAGGGCGGGAGGAgaggtggggagggagaaggCACTGCGTCGCGGATGGCAGGAGCTGTCTTCCCGCGGGGACACTCGAAGGAGGCTGCTGTGCGAGTTTTCGAGCAAGATGTGCCATAGTCCTTTCTCTATTCAAATCATGTTGATTTGCCAGCCACGCTCTGTCAATACTGTATTTCCATGTGCGTTTTGTAAATaactctctttctttcctttttttttttttttttttttttcctagcgTTTACTATTTTTTAAGGAGGCTCTCTTCCTACGGGATCTGTTCCCGGCTGCGTGTGTGCGCGGGTGTGTGTCTGAAAAGTTGTGTACAAGTGCTCCGTGCTGCCTAGCAAGTGCTAACTGGGATTTCTAGTATTTCTTTGTGATGACCGATTTTGAAATGGGTTTCTCTAATGCCAGGAAATCGCGTCTGATGTTGTCAAATACTAGAACTGCCAATAGCCAGAGCTGGACGGAATGTCCTATTTATGTGGGGGGGTTTTGTAAGACGTTCGTtcaccttccttttttttatgaatttttttaaataataaaggTTGAGTAACTACACGTCTAAGGTTGACTGCCTTTCTCTGTCTTCAGAGCGCTGCGTTCACTTTCCCTTTTGCCTACCTCGCGGCACCCCCCGCAGCcgaggaggggcaggagggagaggatgcGCTGCCGGGGGCTCGGGGGCGGCGGGCTCAGCCTCGGTAGCGGCAGGAGCGCGCACCGCCCGCGACCCgcaggaaagggagaggagtgGGTGTCCCCATGGGGAAATCCAAACCTGCGGGGCTCCTGGGGGAGGAGACCGGTCATGGGGACCGCGTGCTCCCTCAGTGACACCGGGTTGAGCCCTGGAGGGCGAAGGTGCAGCGCTGACCGGTGCCGCGCAGGCAAGTGAGTCCCGGCCGAAAACACAGGCTggggaaagctgccctgggcgGGAGAGCCGCCCCGCCAAGGACACCTCGTCTCGGGCAGGCTGTGCCGGAGCGGAGCCCGGCCGGGGGCAGCGCGAACCGCACCTGCGGCGAGGCGCGGCTGAGGGGCTCGGGCAGGAGGGCAGCGCCCAGCCCGGCCGTGCGAGGCTCAGCCCCACCCCCGGGGCCAGGCAGATACGCTGGAAAGGGCGCGGGGTGCCGAACCTTGCTCCCTTGGACCCCGACAGGTGAGACAGGGAGTGGAGAGCATCCCGCAACCTCCGCAGGAGCCGTACAAAACTGCCCAGAGACAATGGGTCTTTAAGGACCACCCGTGGCGCCTCTGAACGCCTCCACGTCCTTGAGAGCAGCGGGACGAGGCGCCCGAGCTGTTGAGCCCCTAAGTTTTGGAGAGGGGTGCACGGCCCGAAAGCAGGGCAAGCTGCGGACGCCGCTCGCCGCAGCTGGGCACTGATTCGCGCCCGCAGTGCTGAACTGAACCCGCGGGAAGCTGTTTGTAAGGGCGTTACAGCCCCTGTCTTGACAAAGCTCCTCTGGACCCGCAGTGTTCCAGTCTTTCAACATGCACGGTTTAGACTAGCACGCGTAACTGCTCCCGCCTCTCCCCGCAACAAAAGCAGCACCGAGTGGCCCCTCACAGAGAAACCAGATGCTCCGACCCTGCTcatccttccccttcccccccgcagccccccgaAAATGGGGCCGCTCTGTTGAGGTGTCGAAGGATCCGGCTCAGGTGCCCGCTCCGGGCTCCCCGACCCGCCCGGCCACTGTGCCTGCTCTGACGAGGTCTAAGCCCTTTCAgcccttcttcacctttctgctgCCCCCAAGAGCCGATCCCCCGGCACCGGGCTCAAGCACCGGTTCCGCCCGGCTCAGGTGCCTCCGGTAGAtgctggggctgcggggcgaGAGCCCACCCTGAGGTGGTCTTGCTTCCCTGGCCGGGCGCTGGGTGCAAGCACCGCGAAGTCCCGGAGCGGAGGGGAGAGCCTCGGCGACAGGCTGCGGCAGGGCATCACCTCGCTCTCTCCGGCATCGCCCCGCTCCCCCCGGTATCGCCCCGCTCCCTCTGGAATCACACCGCTCCCCCCGGCATCACCCCGCTCCCCCCTGTATCACCCCGCTCCCCCCGGCATCGCCCCGCTCCCTCTGGAATCGTCCCGCTCCCTCCCCAGGCACGGCAAAGGTGTGTGCGTGTGCCTGAGCCGCGGCCAGCGCCCGTCAGTGCCTCCCGCCTGCACGGGCACATCAGCCTCGGCTCCCTCCCGGCACCCCAGGAGGGAGAGTGAGCGCTCCTCCGTGGTGCGAGGCTCCCGAGCCCCGCGAAGCTCGCCCTGCCCCGCTGCGGGACAGCAGAGCCCCCGCTCCGCCCGCTGCCCGCGGCTCTcagcgcggccccggccccggccctgccctgctgcgcctttcccagccccacgcACGCCGTATAAAAcaaaggcagaggagcagcGGGTCTCCTCTCTCGGCTACAAGGGCAGACTGTGTACGcgattgcttttttttcttttttttttttttttctttttcttttttttttttttttaacagcttaGTTTTCCTGACTTTACAATAAAGCCATTCTTTGCTTTCTCACCTCGTTATCTCTTTCCTTTATCCGCTTTTGGCAAGCTTTAGTTGTAATTCCTAAGTTACGGCAAGACCCGGGCACATCCCCACCCCGGCCTGGCCCCCAGGACATTTTCCGGTCATACAGACAGAAATGGTCACTGTGGGCTTTAATAATAACAGAAACAGCCTCATCTTTACTCTCTACTACTAGCAGATCTTGGTCAAAGGCTATATGAggtcaggatttttttttccctaaataaGTCAGCTTTCTAAAGCTACATTCCTCCTTTAAAGCGAACACAGAGATCTTATTTATCACTTGCTCTTTAATcagcaacagaagaaaaatttgcTATGAATTCCTGGAATCCCTGAAAGAGATCACACTTTTCCTTTGCACAAATCAAAGTTATCTGCTTCTATTATATCCTCCACTTAAAATGAATCATAAGCCTCCATCCCACTGAGCTTTCTCAGGGATACTTGTTTAGCACAGACGAGAACAATACGCTGTACATCTAAAGAGCCCCGGGCGGCAGAAGCCTCCCCGACTGATACAAAGGATTGAGAAACGTCCTATCTTTAAAACGCATTTTTAGTGCCTTTCCACCTCCCTAGTGCACTACAAACAGAAGTCAGAGAGTGCAGAGAGATTTATCAGAGAGAGATCTGAGTGGCAATTACATGTTCTGTCAATAATTAATTGAATTATGTCCTCATCATAATTGCATACAGTCCTCTAGccaggaggagaaaggaaagaaggaagttgtGGTGTGGTCAGAGGGGGATCTCAGGACATGGTTCCAGTCATTAAAAATGTGATGTAACATTGCAATCTGGTGTATTCTGAGACAAATGGGGAAACACAAATGAAACCAACTACTAAAATCTTATTTGATTTACAGCAGGGAGACAGAAAAGGCACTTGCCTTCATTAGTTGTTTTCATTACTACTTTCTGCTGGGGATTTAAAGGTACTTTGCCATGCAAAGACCAAAGGTCTTGCTCATTTGAACTGTAACCTATATGTTGTAGTCTTTCTATTGTTCACCACATAATACCTGACTACACTGGATGTTTCTgatgtttgaaataaaaaattttaattggTCCAGAAACTAAAATTAGTCCAGCAAAGCATCCTATACTCAATACAAATGACACATTCAAAGAGTCTTGCGAGAAAATTCTTACTCTGATACTTATTTCTCTGTACTTCATCCAGTCATAAGGGAGATCATCATatcattattaatttattatttactaAGAGCTGTTAGAGTACTCTTTTGGTGCAcaaatgcaggaaaacaaagagcTTGATTCAGTTCTCACACAAGTTTTGCACTGGTGTAACTTCAATGACACGGGTGTAGTCACTTCAGAACCACCTGGGTGTAATTATGATCAAAATCTGGGCTATTGcacttcctttgcttttctaaTGGTTCAAAACCTCTATTTTTCTACAGCACGCTGTGGAAGACAGACAGCTGTTTGCATATAGAGCTCAAAAATCATTCTCAAgttcctcctcactgccagtgcCAGGGTCCTATATCCTGCCACAATTTAGGCATGTCAGCACATTTCCTCACCATTCTGCATCCTCCCTACAGCATGAGAGCTGTAAACCCCATCAATATGTGTTTTCTTCCACTTGTTAAGGCAGATCCTCCTGGTGTCTTGAGCTTTAGAGCAGGTAGCTTTTCATTCTAATTGCTTTTAAGACCCAGCTGCCAAAAAGGAATTTGACACCGGCTTCCCTCTTTGcaaatttctcttttcagaCAAAAGTTTGATGATGCCTCTTAAAAAGGGGTTCATTTATGACCTCCACTTAATTGACTAACTCATTTATTTCTCATCTTCGTGGCCTTCCACTTGTTTCTTCAGAGATTTTGGAAGTGGTTTGTGTTGGTAAATGCACAAACACTTACTGGCCAAAAACATCTTGACTGGAATTACAAACAGTATTCAGTACTTCCTGAGTGAAAATGCAATACAGGACAAGTTAAAATCCTTCAGCCAGTGTGTTTTGCACAAGAATCCTTCTCAGGGCTTATGCCCTCAAAAGTAAGGCTTCCTCACTCTGGTCCCTGGAGTTCCTGTGCTGATCAATCTTAGAAGATCAGGTCTGTATGTTGTTTCATCCCTCTTTGACAAATTAAGAACTCCATCCTGATTTTGCTCATGAAAGCATTTGCTTC
Protein-coding regions in this window:
- the DIO3 gene encoding thyroxine 5-deiodinase: MLHSVGVHTLQLLTQAAACILLFPRFLLTAVMLWLLDFLCIRKKMLTMPTAEEAASASEEPPPDDPPVCVSDSNRMFTLESLKAVWHGQKLDFFKSAHVGSLAPNPEVIQLDGQKRLRILDFARGKRPLILNFGSCTUPPFMARLRSFQRLAAHFVDIADFLLVYIEEAHPSDGWVSSDAAYNIPKHQCLQDRLRAAQLMREGAPDCPLAVDTMDNASSAAYGAYFERLYIIQEEKVMYQGGRGPEGYKISELRSWLDQYKTRLQSPSTVVIQV